A region of the Paracoccus pantotrophus genome:
GAAGCAGGTGCTGGTCGAGGGCGCGGAAATAGGGCTCGGCCCCGTCGCGGTCCAGGCCCGGCAGGATCATCCCGGCATGGAAGATCCAGCGCAGCACCCGCCGCCCGGCGACCTGGGGCGCCCATTCCGGCGTCTCGGGCTGCGGCTGACGATGCCGGCGCAGCCAGCGCAGCACATGGTCCTGGGCGATGGCGCGGGCACGGGGCGTGCCCACGGCGGCAAGATCGTCGAGCCAGCCGAAGCCGGCCAGTTCGGCCGCGACGCTGGCGGGCAGGTCGGCGGCGAAGAAATCGCCCGAGAGCGTGATGCCGCCCAGGTGCAAGGTACCCGCGGCGATCTGTTCGCCGCGGCCGGGATGGCCGATGGCCTTGGGTTCGGGGCGGCGCAGGAATCCCCGGGGCGCGACGGTGCTATCGGTCATGGGCAACATTCACTAGGACGGCGCAACCTTAGGTCCGCTCGGCGGATTTCCGCAAGCGCGCGATGAAGAACCCGTCCATGCCGCCGCGTTCCGGCCACAGGTCCGGGCGCAGCCGCAAGCCGCCTCCGGGCGTGATCCAGCCCGGCTCGATGCCGGTGGCGCGGGGCGGCTCGACCGCCAGGCCGGGATGGCGGGCCAGGGCGGCGGCCAGCTGGTCCTCGCCCTCGGCCGGCAGGAGCGAGCAGGTGGCATAGACCAGCCGCCCGCCGGGCTTGAGCAGCGTGAGTGCATGGTCGATCAGCCGCGCCTGCAATCCGGTCAGTTCGGCAAGGCCGGCACCGTCGCGGATGCGCGGCAGCTCGGGATGGCGGCGGATGGTGCCGGTAGCCGAGCAGGGCGCATCCAGCAGCACCGCGTCCAGCGGCTGGTCGGGGTGCCAGTCCAGCGCATCCGCCGCGACCAGCCGGGCGGAAAGCCGGCAGCGGGCCAGGTTCTCGGCCACGCGGGCCAGGCGCGGCTCGGAGATGTCCAGCGCCGTGACCTCGGCCCCGGCGGCGGCGAGTTGCAGCGTCTTGCCGCCGGGCGCGGCGCAAAGATCGGCGATCGCCTCGGCCGGCTGCGGATCGAGCACCCGCACCGCCAGCGCGGCGGCCGCGTCCTGCACCCACCAGTTCCCCTCGGCATAGCCGGGCAGGGCCGAGACCTGCGCGGCGGCGGGCAGCCGGTGCGAGCCGGTCGGCAGCGCCTCTCCGGGACAATCCGCGTCCCTGGGCGTCAGGTCCAGGGCTGCGCCGGCCTCATGCGCGGCCTCGATGGCGCGGGCGATATCCTCGCCCCAGGCGGCGACGATGGGGGCGCGCAGCCAGGGCGGCATCTTTTGCGGCGAGAGCCGCGCCCAGGCCTCGGCGGCGCCGGCGATCTTGCGCAGCACCGCGTTCACCATGCCGGCCGCCGCCTGTCCCTTTGGCCCCGAGGCGCGGGCCAGAGCCACGGCGGCGTTGACCGCGCCATGCGGCGCCTCGCCCAGGGCCAGCATCTCGACGGTGGCCAGCCGCAGGATGCGCATGATCTCGGGCCGCGGCCGGCGGGCCAGCAGCGGCGCCAGCAGCAGGTCGGCGCGGTCCGCCCGGCGCAGCACCTCCAGCGCCAGGCGGCGGGCGCGGGCGCGGTCGGGCGGCGACAGGCGCTCGGTCAGCGCCGCCGCCTCGTCCAGCGTCGCGCCCTCGTCCACCGCGCCGAGCAGGCGCAGCGCGCCCTTGCGCGCCCCGTCCCTGGTCCCGTCCCTGACCGTCTTGCCCTGTGCCTTGTCCAAAGCCTGCCCCTTGCCTAGATTGGTCCGGTCTAGCGTGAAGCAGGGGAAACCGCCATGACCGACCGCAAGGATCTGCCGCCCGCCGCCCAGCGCGCGCTGGCCGAGGCCGAGGAGCGCCGCCGCAAGCAAAAGCCGCTGGAGCTGCCGGTCGAACTGGGCGGGCGCGACGGGCCCGAGCCGGTGCGCTATGGCGATTACGAAAAGAAGGGCATCTGCGTCGATTTCTGATCCGCTGCGCCCGGCCGCCCGGTCGCATGGGTATTTGGAGAACGGAGAAATCCACCCTGCTGGCGAATCCGTGATCGGGAATGAGCCGGCCGTTTACTTGCCATTGGGGTTCGGCGTCTAAACAATGCGCCAACCACCAAACCGCAAGGAACGGCAGATGGCCTCTGGGCAGGGGATGATGAGATGGGCGGCGCTGGCGATCCTGCTGGCGGGCCCGGCTTTCGCGCAGCAGGGACCGGGGGCGCGCGGACCGCAAGGTCCGACCCAGGTCGGGGTGATGGCCACTGCCGAGGAGGACGTGCCCTATACTGTCACCCTGCCCGGCCGCGCCATCGCCTATCAGCAGACCGGCATCCGGCCGCAGGTCGGCGGGGAAGTCCTGGAGATCGCCTATGATCCCGGCAGGCCGGTCAAGGCCGGCGACGTGCTGTTCCGGCTGGACCCCGAGACCCTGGCCGCGGCGCTGGCCGCTGCCGAGGCCGCGGTGGCCGGGGCCGAGGCCAGCCTGACCCAGGCGCAGAATACCGTCACCCGCTATCGCCGGCTGGAGGGGTCGGGCGTCTCGGCCGTGGAGCGGGCCAATGCCGAGGTGGCGCTGAAACAGGCCGAGGCCGACCTGAAATCGGCCGAAGCCGCGCGGGACGCGGCGCGGCTGGCCTTGCAGCGCACCGAGATCAGGAGCCCGCTGGACGGGGTGGCGGATGTGGCGGCGGTCTCGGTCGGGGATCTGGTGACGGCAAGCCAGTCCGAATCGCTGACCACCATCACCCAGCTCGACCCGATCTATGTCGATGTCTCGGAATCCAGCGCCCGCATGCTGCGCAACCGGGCGCGCATCAGTGCCGGCCAGCTGGTCGTCAACGGCGGGGTAACGACGCAGCTGATCCTGGAGACCGGCGAGGAATACCAGGGCGAGGGGCGGATCGTCAGCCCCGGCATCGCGGTCTCGCCCACCACCGGCACGGTGCCGATCCGGCTGCAATTCGACAATCCCGACCGGATGATCCTGCCCGGCCAGTTCCTGCGCGTGCAGCTGACGCTGGGCACCACCCGCGCCGTGCTGGTGCCGCAGCGCGCGACCAGTCGCGCCTCGGACGGCACGCTGACCGCCTTTGTCGCCCGCGACGGCAAGGCGCAGCAGGTCACGCTGAGCGAACAGGGCAGCTATCGCAACAGCTGGATCGTCACCCAGGGCATCAATCCGGGCGAGCAGCTGATCGTGGACGGGCTGGAAAACCTGCGCGCCGGCGCCGAAATCGCCACCGTCCCCGTCACCATCGACGCCCAGGGCGTCGTGCGCGAGGTCGATGAGCGCGGGGAAGGCTAGGACATGGCGCAATTCTTCATTCACCGCCCGGTCTTTGCCTGGGTGCTGGCCATCGTGACCATGCTGATCGGCACCTGGTCGCTGATCGGCCTGCCGGTCTCGCAATATCCCGACATCGCGCCGACCACGATCCGCATCACCGCCAGCTATTCCGGGGCGACGGCGCGGGCGGTGCAGAACTCGGTCACCACGCCGATCGAGGATGCGCTGACCGGGCTGGACGGGCTGCTCTATACCATCTCGACGGCCTCGACCGGGCGCAGCGTGATCGAGATGGTCTTCGACGACAGCGTGGACCCGGTCGATGCGCTGAACGAGGTGCAGTCCAAGGTCCGCTCGGTCGAAAGCCGGCTGCCGACGCCGGTGCAGAACGACGGCGTGTCGGTCACGCGCTCGTCCTCGTCGATCCTGATGGTCGGCTCGCTGGTCTCGACCACCGGGCAGCATTCCACCATCGAGCTGGGCAACCTGCTGGAGCAGGTGGTCGAGGGCCCGGTCAAGCGCACCGAGGGCGTGGGCGGGGTCAATGTCTTTGGCTCGGGCTATGCCATGCGGATCTGGATGGACCCGCTGCGGCTGGCGCAGTTCCAGCTGACCCCCACCGACCTGACCACCGCCGTGGCGCAGCAGAACAGCACCGTCTCGGTCGGCGCGCTGGGCGAGCAGCCGGTGGTGGCGGGCCAGCAGTTCACCGCCAACATCACCGCGCAAAGCCAGCTGACCTCGGTCGAGGATTTCCGCAACATCCTGCTGAAGACCGGCGAGGACGGCGCCACCGTGCGGCTGGGCGACGTGGCCGAGGTCGAGATCGGCCAGACCCGCTATGGCCGCGATTCGCGCTATAACGGCATGAACGCCTCGGGCTTCGCGGTGAACCTGGCCACCGGCGCCAACGCGGTCGAGACGGCCAGCGCGGTGCGCGCCACGCTGGAGGGGCTGAAGAACGCCCTGCCCGAGGGGGTCGAGGTGCATATCGCCTATGACACCGCGCCCTTCGTCGAACTGTCGATCGAGAAGGTCTATCACACGCTGATCGAGGCCATCGGGCTGGTCTTCCTGGTGATCCTGCTGTTCTTGCAGAACTGGCGCGCGACGCTGATCCCGATCATCGCCATTCCGGTCGTGCTGCTGGGCACCTTCGGCATGCTGGCGGCGCTGGGATATTCGGTCAATACGCTGACCATGTTCGCCATGGTGCTGGCCATCGGCCTTTTGGTGGACGACGCCATCGTCGTGGTCGAGAACGTCGAGCGGGTGATGGAGGAGGACGGGCTGGGCCCGGTCGAGGCCACGGAAAAGAGCATGGGCCAGATCAGCGGCGCGCTGGTCGGCATCGCGCTGGTCCTGTCGGCGGTGTTCCTGCCCATGGGCTTCATGCCCGGCTCGACCGGGGTGATCTATCGCCAGTTCTCGGTCACGATCATCACCGCCATGGTGCTGTCCCTGCTGGTGGCGCTGATCCTGACCCCGGCGATGTGCGCGAGCCTGCTGCGCCAAAGCCACGGCCCGGCGCGCTTTGCCCCCGCCCGCTGGTTCAATGCGGGCTTCGAGCGGGTGACGCGCGGCTATTCCGCCACCGTGCGCCGCAGCCTGCGCCGGCCGTTCCTGGTCATGCTGCTGCTGGCCGCGATCAGCTATGGCGCCACCGACCTGTTCGGCCGCATGCAAACCACCTTCATCCCCGGCGAGGACCAGGGCGTGCTGCAATCGCGCATCACCCTGACCGAGGGCTCGACCGCGCAGCAGACCGCCGCCGTGGTGCAGGAGATCGAGCAATACATGCTGACCGAGGAAAGGGAGGCGGTGGATTCGGTCTTTGTCGCCATGGGCTTCGGCTTTTCGGGCACCTCGCAAAGCCGGGCCATGGTCTTTGTCAAGCTGCGCGACTTCGACCAGCGCAAGGATCCGGCGCTTTCGGCCAGCGCCGTCGCCTCGCGTGCCAATGCACGCTTCCAGAACCATCGGGCGGGACGCATCACCTTCCTGCAGCCGCCGGCGATTCCGCGGCTGGGCAATGCGGCCGGCTTCAGCATGTTCCTGCTGGACCAGTCCGGCGGTGGGACCGAGGCGCTGACCCAGGCCGCCGAGGCGCTGGAGCGGGCGGCGGCCGAGGATCCGCGCCTGCAAAGCGTCGAAAGCAGCGGCACCGAATCCGAGGCGGCGCTGAAGATCGACATCGACCAGCAAAAGGCGGAAAGCCTGGGCGTCAGCCTGTCAGGGGTGAATGCCATGCTCTCGACCATCTTCGCCGGGACCGAGGTGAACGATTTCTCGCTGGGCGCGCAATTGCGGCCGGTGATCGTCCAGGGGGCGGCGGCCAACCGCATGCAGCCCGAGGACGTGGACAGCTGGTATGCCCGCAACGCCAATGGCGAGATGGTGCCCTTTACCGCCTTCATGACCACCCGCTGGGAGCCGGTCGAGCCGAGCCTGTCGCGCATGGACAGTATCGACGCCATCGAGATCACCGGCCAGCAGAGCGACAGCGCCAGCTCGGGCGAGGCGATGGCGGCCATGGAGGAACTGGTGGCGCAGCTTCCCGGCGGCTATGGCACGGCCTGGACCGGGCTTTCCTATCAGGAGCGGCAATCGGGCAACCAGGCGCCCTGGCTTTTCGCGCTGTCGGCGCTGGTGGTGTTCCTGTCGCTGGCGGCGCTTTACGAAAGCTGGTCGGTTCCGTTCTCGGTCATGCTGGCGGTGCCGGTCGGCGTCCTGGGCGCAGTGGTGGCGGCGCTGACCTTCGGCCAGGCCAATGACGTCTATTTCAAGGTCGGCATCCTGACCACCATCGGCCTGGCGGCCAAGAACGCCATCCTGATCGTCGAATTCGCCCGCGACCTGGAGCAATCCGGCCGCGCCACCGTCGCGGCGGCGGTCGAGGCGGCGCGGCTGCGGCTGCGGCCGATCCTGATGACCTCGCTGGCCTTTATCCTGGGGGTGCTGCCGCTGGCCATCGCCACCGGGGCGGGGGCGGCGGCGCAGAACTCGATCGGCATCGGGGTGATGGGCGGGATGATGGCGGCGACCTTCCTTGGCATCTTCATGGTCCCGGCCTTCTACGTTACCGTGCGCCGGCTGACCGACAGGAGAGCCCGGACATGAACGACCTTCCCCGACTGACCTCGCTGGCGCATGGCGGCGGCTGCGGCTGCAAGCTGGCGCCCTCGGTCCTGCGCGAATTGCTGGCCGACCAGCCCCTGGCGCAGGCGTTCCCGCAATTGCTGGTCGGGACCGAGACCTCGGACGATGCCGCGGTCTGGCAGGTCGACGACAACACCTGCGTCATCGCCACCACGGATTTCTTCATGCCGATGGTGGACGATCCGCGCGCCTTCGGCCGCATCGCCGCGACCAATGCGATTTCCGACATCTATGCCATGGGCGGCCGGCCGATCATGGCGCTGGCCATCCTGGGCATGCCGATCGACAAGCTGGCCCCGAACAGATCCGCGAGATCCTGGAGGGCGGGCGCGAGATCTGCCATGAGGCCGGCATTCCGGTGGCGGGCGGCCATTCCATCGACGCGCCCGAGCCGATCTACGGGCTGGCGGTGATCGGTCTCTGCCATCCGTCCGAACTGCGCCGCAATGCCGATGCGCGGCCGGGCGATGCGCTGATCCTGACCAAGGGGCTGGGCGTCGGCATCTATTCCGCCGCCATCAAGAAGGGCGCGCTGGACGCGGCCGGGATCGCCGAGATGATCGGCTCGGCCACCACGCTGAACAAGGTCGGCGCCGAGCTGGCCAAGCGGGCCGATGTGCATGCGATTACCGACGTGACCGGCTTCGGCATCCTGGGCCACGGGCTGGAGATCGCGCGGGGCGCCGGGCTGCGGCTGCGGCTGCGGCTGGCCGACCTGCCGCTGCTGTCGCGGGCGGCGGAACTGGCCGAGGCGGGATTCGTCACCGGTGCCTCGACCCGGAACTGGGCCGCCTATGGCGCCGAGGTCGAACTGCCCGAGGGGCTGGCGCCCTGGCAGCGGGCGCTGCTGACCGATCCGCAGACCTCGGGCGGGCTCCTGGTCGCCTGCGCGCCCGAGGCCGCCGGCGAGGTGCTGGATTTCATCCGCGGCGCGGGTTTCCCGCTGGCGGCCGTCGTCGGCCATGCCGAGCGGGGGGGCGCGGGCATCCTGGTCGAATAGCGCCGGGATTCCTGGGTATTTGGGGAACGAAGAAGCGGCGGGCGGCGCGGAACCCGGCGCTGCAGCGGACGTTGGGACGCAGGAGGATGCAGCCCATGCCCCAGATTTCCCCGTTCCGTTCCCTGGCCCTGAGCCTGGCGCTGGCCTGCCTGGCCGCGCCGCTTTCGGCACAGACCGCACCGGCCGCCGAGGAGCAGCCGCAGCAGTCCGCCCAGGCCGCGGCGGGCGAATGCCCACCCGCAGCAGCCCAGGCCGAACCCGCGACGCCCGAGACCGCCTTGGCCGACGGCACGGCGCCCGAGAACTCGGGCTCGACCGGCTGGACGGGCGGCACCGGCGGGTCGATGATCGGCACCAACCCTTCGGGTGCGGATCACGCCAGCCGGACCTGGCAGCCGCCCACCGCCCGGGGCCTTGATCTTGCCGGCCATCCCGAACCGGCGCCGGCCTGCTGATCCGGCGGACGATTGACGCTGGCGCCCCGGCCGCGGAAGATGCGGGCAAAACGGGGACCGCGATGACCGACGACCAGAATCCTGCCGCCATCGAGGCGCATTCGCCCTATTCCGAATCGCTGGAGATGCAGGTGGTCGCCGCCACGCTCGACGAGGTGGTGCTGCGCATGCCGGTGACGCGCAGCCTGACCAATCGCAACGGCGTGCTGCATGGCGGCGCGATCATGAGCCTGGCCGATCATGCCGCCGGCACCGCCACTCATCTGCGCCTGCCCCAGGGCGCGGCCACCACGACGCTGGAAAGCAAGACGAACTTCCTGCGCCCGATTCGCCTGGGCGACGTGGCCGAGGCCCGGCCCCGGCCGCTGCACCTGGGCCGGACCACGATGATCTGGCAGACCGATATCCTGCGTGGCGACGGCAAGCTTGCTGCCGTGGTGATCCAGACCCAGCTGGTGCTGGAATGGAAGGAGCCCGGCTGAGCTATTGCGCCGGACCGATGGTCAGTTCGACCGGTTCCAGCCCCTCGACCTCGCCGGCCAGCCGGTCGCCTTCCGCAACCGCGCCGACCCCGGCGGGCGTGCCGGTCATGATCAGGTCGCCCGGCGCGAGGTGGTAATAATGC
Encoded here:
- a CDS encoding efflux RND transporter periplasmic adaptor subunit, giving the protein MASGQGMMRWAALAILLAGPAFAQQGPGARGPQGPTQVGVMATAEEDVPYTVTLPGRAIAYQQTGIRPQVGGEVLEIAYDPGRPVKAGDVLFRLDPETLAAALAAAEAAVAGAEASLTQAQNTVTRYRRLEGSGVSAVERANAEVALKQAEADLKSAEAARDAARLALQRTEIRSPLDGVADVAAVSVGDLVTASQSESLTTITQLDPIYVDVSESSARMLRNRARISAGQLVVNGGVTTQLILETGEEYQGEGRIVSPGIAVSPTTGTVPIRLQFDNPDRMILPGQFLRVQLTLGTTRAVLVPQRATSRASDGTLTAFVARDGKAQQVTLSEQGSYRNSWIVTQGINPGEQLIVDGLENLRAGAEIATVPVTIDAQGVVREVDERGEG
- a CDS encoding RsmB/NOP family class I SAM-dependent RNA methyltransferase; the encoded protein is MDKAQGKTVRDGTRDGARKGALRLLGAVDEGATLDEAAALTERLSPPDRARARRLALEVLRRADRADLLLAPLLARRPRPEIMRILRLATVEMLALGEAPHGAVNAAVALARASGPKGQAAAGMVNAVLRKIAGAAEAWARLSPQKMPPWLRAPIVAAWGEDIARAIEAAHEAGAALDLTPRDADCPGEALPTGSHRLPAAAQVSALPGYAEGNWWVQDAAAALAVRVLDPQPAEAIADLCAAPGGKTLQLAAAGAEVTALDISEPRLARVAENLARCRLSARLVAADALDWHPDQPLDAVLLDAPCSATGTIRRHPELPRIRDGAGLAELTGLQARLIDHALTLLKPGGRLVYATCSLLPAEGEDQLAAALARHPGLAVEPPRATGIEPGWITPGGGLRLRPDLWPERGGMDGFFIARLRKSAERT
- a CDS encoding efflux RND transporter permease subunit, whose protein sequence is MAQFFIHRPVFAWVLAIVTMLIGTWSLIGLPVSQYPDIAPTTIRITASYSGATARAVQNSVTTPIEDALTGLDGLLYTISTASTGRSVIEMVFDDSVDPVDALNEVQSKVRSVESRLPTPVQNDGVSVTRSSSSILMVGSLVSTTGQHSTIELGNLLEQVVEGPVKRTEGVGGVNVFGSGYAMRIWMDPLRLAQFQLTPTDLTTAVAQQNSTVSVGALGEQPVVAGQQFTANITAQSQLTSVEDFRNILLKTGEDGATVRLGDVAEVEIGQTRYGRDSRYNGMNASGFAVNLATGANAVETASAVRATLEGLKNALPEGVEVHIAYDTAPFVELSIEKVYHTLIEAIGLVFLVILLFLQNWRATLIPIIAIPVVLLGTFGMLAALGYSVNTLTMFAMVLAIGLLVDDAIVVVENVERVMEEDGLGPVEATEKSMGQISGALVGIALVLSAVFLPMGFMPGSTGVIYRQFSVTIITAMVLSLLVALILTPAMCASLLRQSHGPARFAPARWFNAGFERVTRGYSATVRRSLRRPFLVMLLLAAISYGATDLFGRMQTTFIPGEDQGVLQSRITLTEGSTAQQTAAVVQEIEQYMLTEEREAVDSVFVAMGFGFSGTSQSRAMVFVKLRDFDQRKDPALSASAVASRANARFQNHRAGRITFLQPPAIPRLGNAAGFSMFLLDQSGGGTEALTQAAEALERAAAEDPRLQSVESSGTESEAALKIDIDQQKAESLGVSLSGVNAMLSTIFAGTEVNDFSLGAQLRPVIVQGAAANRMQPEDVDSWYARNANGEMVPFTAFMTTRWEPVEPSLSRMDSIDAIEITGQQSDSASSGEAMAAMEELVAQLPGGYGTAWTGLSYQERQSGNQAPWLFALSALVVFLSLAALYESWSVPFSVMLAVPVGVLGAVVAALTFGQANDVYFKVGILTTIGLAAKNAILIVEFARDLEQSGRATVAAAVEAARLRLRPILMTSLAFILGVLPLAIATGAGAAAQNSIGIGVMGGMMAATFLGIFMVPAFYVTVRRLTDRRART
- a CDS encoding DUF1674 domain-containing protein gives rise to the protein MTDRKDLPPAAQRALAEAEERRRKQKPLELPVELGGRDGPEPVRYGDYEKKGICVDF
- a CDS encoding PaaI family thioesterase, whose product is MTDDQNPAAIEAHSPYSESLEMQVVAATLDEVVLRMPVTRSLTNRNGVLHGGAIMSLADHAAGTATHLRLPQGAATTTLESKTNFLRPIRLGDVAEARPRPLHLGRTTMIWQTDILRGDGKLAAVVIQTQLVLEWKEPG